The Bifidobacteriaceae bacterium genomic interval GTCCTCGCGGGGTGCCGGATCCACCACCCCTCGCAGATCGAGTCGGCCCAAGGCGACCATGGCGGCGGTGTCCATTGGATAGTCGAGCGACTGTCCGGGCAACAACTCGGGGACCTGGACGGCGGTGGTGCGCCTGGTTTGCCAGCCGAGCCAATCGGCGCTTTCGAGATACGCCTCGCCCGCAAGCCGGACATTGCCCGTATTGGTGACCCGCAGGACGGTTCGAACGCTTCCCCAAACGTCGAGTATGTCCGCATCGAAATGGGGATCGAGCAACTCGGCGCTCAGCGCGGGGCGCAGGGGACCCGCGACGCGGACGTAGAACCGCATGCCAACGCGTTGCTCAAGGCCGATTGTGGTGGTCGCGGCCGTCTTGTTCTCAGCGGGAAGCGACGCGACCAGGCCAGCCGCGTGGTCGCCGGGCTCAGCGTCAGGCGGGACCCGGAACCAGAACGAAAGATTGATTCGAGATCGAGCGGGAATCGTAACCCGCTTGGCGCTCAACTCGAACCAGGCGCCAGCCCCCGTCGGTGTTTCCGATTTCGGCTGAATGTCGAAGCCGCCGTTCGGTGTCATGACCGCGTCACGCGCGTAGATGTCGAGTTCGATTTCTTTGGTGCTGTAGTTGGCGACGGCCAGATAGTCCATGACCCCGTCGCCCGGATTCATTTCGTATTCGAACACGCCGCGATCGGTTGGCCCATCCGGCGTGGACGGCGCGACTCCCCAAGTCAGACGCTCGCTCTGGCGTTGGCCGGGGCTGAGGGGCGAAGGTTCGGGTGAGGGGGTGGCGGGC includes:
- a CDS encoding DUF916 domain-containing protein → MQLPRTKRLFIRCAATFAAVITLAVPALVLAPAGIAAVQPGPLPATPSPEPSPLSPGQRQSERLTWGVAPSTPDGPTDRGVFEYEMNPGDGVMDYLAVANYSTKEIELDIYARDAVMTPNGGFDIQPKSETPTGAGAWFELSAKRVTIPARSRINLSFWFRVPPDAEPGDHAAGLVASLPAENKTAATTTIGLEQRVGMRFYVRVAGPLRPALSAELLDPHFDADILDVWGSVRTVLRVTNTGNVRLAGEAYLESADWLGWQTRRTTAVQVPELLPGQSLDYPMDTAAMVALGRLDLRGVVDPAPREDVGDSPPVEKKTSIMAFPWVTVSIAVLLIALLTVLIIRRRRTAKLRRQRPAPSRRTPASPTSEDGAIAKSPAEPRKAVANT